The following nucleotide sequence is from Triticum dicoccoides isolate Atlit2015 ecotype Zavitan chromosome 7B, WEW_v2.0, whole genome shotgun sequence.
aatcagttagagtacggtttttccgctcggcaaccccgtttgactggggtgaatagggaggcgtcctctcatgaataatgccatgttccgcacagaaggaatcaaactcactcgagaagtactctccaccacgatctgaccggactcgtttaattttcttttcaagttgattttcaacttctgccttatagattttaaagtagtgtagagcctcatctttagtatttaacagatacacatagcaatatctagtggaatcatctatcaatgtcatgaagtatctctttccacctttagccaacacaccattcatctcgcaaagatcagaatgtatgagttctaatggtgccaggtgtctctcctccgcggccttatgaggcttgcgaggttgcttagcttgcacacatgaaaggcacttagaacctttggctaaagtgaaactcgggattaaatccaacttggctagccgcgtcataacaccaaaactaatgtgacaaagacgtgaatgccaaacttcagattcattaacattcgaatgaatatggttcacgactttattacaaaaatctgcgagggaaaggcggaacatccctccgctctcataaccttttccaacaaatagtccatacttagtaacaactaatttattagactcgaataccaacttaaacccttctctacatagaagggagccactaacgaggttcttcttgatggcggggacatgctgcacgttcttcagctgcacgatccttcccgaagtaaacttcagatcgaccgtgccaacaccatgaacagaagcactcgcgccattacccatcaatacggacccgtggcctgtgacctggtaagaagagaacaatgaaatgtcagcacacacatgaacacccgcacctgtatccacccaccaatcggtaggctgaaacactgaaaaaacagtaaataaattaccgtacccagatgcaccattctcattgttgctcacaatcatgttgacagacttggagtcctgtcctgacttcttaaacttgtttgggcacttgttggcccaatgttcagccgaaccacaagtaaagcagccctcatccttcttgttcttcttgaaggtcttcttacccttcttcttaaagtcggcagtctgttggacaccgttctttcccctgggcttgtgggaattggagttcttctgatgcaccatattggccacagaagttccttcaaccccttttccgtgcgagtcctttgcccttgagttctgctcaacactcagatggccaatgacatcctccacagagaattcacgcctctgatgtttcagagtggtggcaaagttcctccaggaattggggagcttagcgattatgcagcccgcgacaaatttgcccggtaactcgcacttaagaagctcaagctccttaacaatgcatattatctcatgagcctgctccaatacaggacggttttcaaccatcttgtaatcgtggaactgctctataatatacatctcgctccctgcatcggcagccccgaacttagattcgagcgcctcccacaagtccttggcagacCGCATATGTAAATATGCATCAACCAGCTTATCTCCAATCACGCTCAGAACTGCCCCGAGGAACACCACGGTGGCCTCCttaaacgccttctcctgttcaggagcgatcgttcctgtaggagtcacaccggcgacccagaacacgttcatggccgtgagccataaggtggttttagtctgccaacgcttaaagtacgtccccgtaaacggggacggtttcagtgcagcagcaaaaccagaattcgaaaaactcctacagatattaggtttttggattgttgagtaaataggcagtttttcgattaaattaatccatgaataaatcatgagcatgacatggatAGCATTGATAACATACTGATTATGAactaacagagcatgtactacgcatataGTAGAGACATCTACGCATACCGCTAGTACTGCTACAACTGAAAGAAACACGAGAGGGATAagcgatgtataccctccaatcggccacgcggtggcggtggcggtgacagcagccgcggcatcctcggcggccttcttgtcggcctcggctttctcagcggcggcacggtcggtgtcggtcgacatggtgatgatgaaggtgatgcggacgtagatgaacagaagcgagcagtcgcgtagtcgctacccaaaaacctaatcgcccctctccccgtacaggatccggagaggcgtggtttcggaggcctgctctcccgttaaccgtgtacgcggtgaacgggacggagtcgccggcggcagcagcagcagaggaacgacgtgggcgtggaggcggagatgcgttctggtttcgtggcggctagggttggcagcgccccacatatatatgtgcggccgcgcgtggagagacatgggctgaacccacgtccaagtcggtagcccacgatccgacgtctcagatcgtggccccacctgtcaaagactctccgttcctgaccggcaaaaagaagcgcataggagtgagctcggctcggctcaatcccgcaacccgcggcgcgtcgtgacgaggcgtggcgtggcgtggcgaggcgagcggaggaggaggagtgcgcgagggcctcatctcttctcaagctccaatagcatgagggagagagtcccttataaaccactccaactctccttccacttccaaggtgggactaaacttcccacacacctagtgccatataactcacatgggcccttagagatttttcagaaattgcaatatgggcctagagcccatctcagatttcagcattCTCCATACACTCCACAGGATTGCTTCCAGCTATCTTTGCGGCCCTGTGAAACTGCATATGTGAAAAAGTAAAATCACGCGAAGACTAGTGTCCCAGATTGGGTGTGCTTTGTCAAGTAAGTTGGATCGATCACCTTGTCTTGATGCTCCTTGACCTTCTCTTTTAGCTTGGTAATGCCCATGTTCACTCTCAATTGCTTCTCCTAGTCACATTATTACAGTAAAAAGGAAGTGCTTGATTTTGTTCCTTGTCCCGCGCTTTTTCGCTTCGAAAATAGGTGGGCCCTTAGACCTAGCTGCCGCTCCACTATCCAGAACGCCTGGGCCTCGGCCCCTAACCGGCCTACTCACGCTCTTTCCTTGGCTGCCGCTCTAGAACGCTCGCGCTCTGAGTTGAAGAAGTGGAAACGTCTCGCTATCCCCCTATCCACCCGTGAAGGTAACTGCAAAAACGTTATCTCGGTCCTGGATCTCATTGAAGAATCCAGGTTCCTCTCTCGTCCGGAAATCTCGCTTAGACGGGTCATTATTAAAGTTCTCCAGCGCACTATCCATGAAAAGGTCCTCTACTAGATCCAAAGTGGAAAAATTCGCACAACTATTGACGGCGACGAAAACTCTCGCTTCTTCCATGCCTCTGCCTCGGCTCAGCTTCGCAAGAACAAAATTTCTGTCCTTGTTTCAAATGGCTCAGAATTTTTTTCCCACGCTGACAAATCAGACATCCTCTCTGACTTCTACTTAGGGCTCTTGGGTACAGCTTTCAATCCGTCCTGGGCTTTTGACCTTGAAGATctctacccctctccccttccccagcTCCGGCATCTTGCTGATCCCTTTACCGATGACGAAATAGCCACAGCCTTCTTTTCCATGAACCAATCTGCTAGTCCTGGTCCTGATGGATTCGGGCCAGGTTTCTACCGTTAAGTTCTGGCACATTCTTAAAAATAAGATCAAACATTTCTTCCTAGAATTCTATCACCTCACTAGCGACATTTCTTGCCTCAATAGAGCTCCCATCATCATCCTCCCAAAATTGCAAGACGCCCGATCTCCATCTGACTTCCGCCCTATCTCGCTTCAAAACGGCCCGATCAAAGGAGTTGCAAAACTCCTCACCAATCGCCTCAAAACACTTATCCCACTGCTCGTCCACGCCGATCAGACAGGTTTCCTCTCTGGGCGCAACATCTCTGAAAACTTCCTCTACGCAGCAGATATCCTACACTGCTGTGCTAAACGCAAAGCTCCTACCCTAATTGTTGAGCTCGATTTTCGAAAGGCTTTTGACTCAGTCAGCTGGCCCTCCCTTCTCCGAACTCTTCGCACACGCGGCTTCCCTTCTCGCTGGTGTGACTGGATCAGCTCGCTGCTCGACACTGGCTCCATGGCAGTCATGCTGAACGGCATTCCGGGCAGATGGATCCAATGCAAAAACGGCCACCGTCAAGGGGACCCCCTCTCTCCCTACCTTTTCATTATCATCGCCGACATTCTGCAACAACTTATTATCAAGGCCAACAGGGATGGACTCCTCCTTTACCCTCTTAGCCCCACCTTACCTTGCCCTGTCCTCCAATACGCCGACGACACTCTCATTATGGTCAAAGCTACACCGGACTCCGACATCCACCTTAAGAGGATTCTTGACAACTTTGCTGCTGCCACTGGTCTACAAATCAACTGTGGCTGCGCGCAAAGGAATTCACACCGCCAGCGCTTCGCAAGGCGCTCAAATCCGTGGCACTTTTGGTGCCGTGGATGATTTGGAAGCATAGAAATGCGTGTGTTTTCGACCATGTGAACCCATCGCTGAATGAGCTTATAGACACGATTAAAGACGAGACCAGATCATGTTGGGCAAAGGCTGGAGCTCAAGGGCTCAGGGTCGTTTTGCCATCATCCTGGGATGTTCACTGAGCCTCTGTTGGCTGTGTGTAAAAACTGCCTCCTAGGAGGATGTAAATACCCTCTCTTTCCAATGCAATGAAACGCAAAAGCcatttgcgttttctcgaaaaactACATTCATTCCTCTAAATGTAGACACCGATCAGGCCGCAAAGTTCGCCTCTGATCTGGCCACCAACATTTCCTCCTTCTCGCAGACCTATCTGGGTCTCCCTCTCTTTCCCCACAAATTGCCTCCGTCCGCGTTCCAACCGCTTATCGATAGGTGTGACATGTACCTCTCGGGATGGGCAGCGTTCCTCCTCTCCCGGGGAGGCAAACTAGTCCTTCTTTCGGCAGTGCTCGATAGCCTCCCCACTTACTTCATGCTTTGCTTCTCTCTTCCCATCCATGTTATCGAGGCCATAGATAAGCGTAGACGAACTTTCTTCTGGTCTAACGACGAGGTTTGCTCCGGGGCTAAATGCCTGGTAGCTTGGGACAAGGTCTGTACTCCTAAAGTTGCAAGTGGCCTAGGTGTCAAAAACTTGCGAGCACAAATTTTTTGTCTACTGCTGAAATTTGCCTACAAATTCCTACACTCTCATAACCTTCCTTGGAAGGACTGGATACTACACCACTCCCCTCTTCACATTGGCCATGGTACTAATAGCTCTTTCTTGGCTAAAACTATTTTCAAACAACTGCAGAGCCTTAGAGATATCTCCCACTGCACCATTGGTAATGGTCTATCCACGTTCTTTTGGTTAGATCGGTGGCTCCTGCCAGAACCGTTGGCGGTAGTCTTCCCTGCTATCTTCTCCCACCACACCAAACAAAATGCATTGGTAGCCACCATATTACAGGAAGGGATCGAGCTTGCTCTTCGTAATCAACTAACCTCTGTTGCTGCCGCAGAACTTGCTTCTCTTAACTCTTTGTTGCAGGATGTCACACCCTCCCAGGATCCGGACACGAGGAGGCTGCTGAACGGGGACTGCTTCACCACGCGAGGGGCTTACGCGGCCCTAAATGCGCACCTATATGATATTGCGCATCTGAGGAGAAACACGGAACCCTCGCGCGACCGCGTCGTCCCCGCGGGCGACCGGCCGCGCTCCGGCGCCCCCCCTCCTCTAGAGCCCCcccttccctccctccctccccgccACCGTCGCCGGCACCCATGGCCGGGCCTGGCCCCTGGGtcgctggcggcggcggcctcctgccCTTCCCCTCTCGGTGCTCCCCGGCGCGGGGCGGTGTGCGCCGGGAGGTGCTCTTCGGCGGCNNNNNNNNNNNNNNNNNNNNNNNNNNNNNNNNNNNNNNNNNNNNNNNNNNNNNNNNNNNNNNNNNNNNNNNNNNNNNNNNNNNNNNNNNNNNNNNNNNNNNNNNNNNNNNNNNNNNNNNNNNNNNNNNNNNNNNNNNNNNNNNNAGATCCCGGCGCGGCGTGGTGGACGACTGGGCGACGGCGTCGCCGTTGGCGGCGgggtggcgcggcggcgcggcTTGATCCAgcccgctcggcccagatctgggcccttcagGCCCCATCTGGGtttgggcgggccggcggcgggacggGCCGGCGGCGTGGCCTCCAGGAGGCGGGAGAGCGGCGTTGACGGCTGGGAGTGGGCGGCGCAGGTGCCGGCTTGCTGCAACTTGGCCGGCGGGGCTTTGCGGGTCCATTGTGGAcctggccgggccaggggtggcctggtgTGCCTTGCTGCCACGTCCGGTCGGCGACCACGACGTCGCCGGGGGCTCGGGCCTCTCGCACATTGGCGggggaggtggttccctcccgcttGGCTTCGGTGTGGTTCCTCCCGTCGCTTGGTGCTTCTTTCCGGCCTCcttggcctcgtggtggtgttCGCAGCGGGGCGGCGTGGATGTGTCCAAGACTGTGGTGGCGCGTGCTTGCGGGTGGCTTGATGGTTGGATGGCCCCGGTTCGAGTGGGTAGCGGTGCTTGGGGATGCGGGAGAAATCTCTGCCGGTTCTTCCGGCTCCGACGCGGTGACACCTGAGGGTGCCATCATTCCTTCTTGAAGGGTGTGGGCGCTACCCATCCCCCGCTCCCCTCCGTatgtcgggggaaaccctaggacacgtccgggcagcagcgtcgttggcgtcgcattccttcttggaggtgctgcttggtatgCGGCGGGCCGGTGCCATGGCGTGTGGTGGGACGTGGATGGAGGGCGCAGCGATGGCGGTTCATCTGTGCTTGCCGAGCTGCCGTTGTtggcttttatttcttcttctttttcccttttggGCTTGTTGTGCCGTTCGCCCCGGCAGTTACCCTGTGATCGGTGTCtggtgctttataatataaagaggggggaaaccctttttcgataAATGCGCACCTATTCGACCCATCACTTGCGCTGGTTTGGGACTCAAAGGTGCCAAGAgggttaggccttgtacaatgggagatgcttagaggggtgcttagaaaaataaaccgagattttctgaagcaccggtgcctatttctacaggagagacgcttagttaagtgTCTACCCTGTATAAATAAGCACCGATGCTTAAGTCTGGTTTATTTATCTAAGCACCTCCTCTAAGCATCTCTCATTGTATAAGGGGAAGTGCTATTGTGAGCCCGAGCGGCAGTGATCTCGTTATCTGCACCCCTAGCTTGTCTCGTGATGCACACTGCTGGCATATAGGATCAGCTATAATTTATGTATTTCTTATTTTATTATGGCTCATGGCCCACAACACAGATGCAGCTTCCATTACACCGTCAGGCATGCTTCATGCGGCCCACATGGAGAGAAACGATATGAGCCGTTCCGATCCAGATTATAGACTAACACCGTCACCGCATTCATTTATTGTGTCCTCCCGTTGGAGCTACCAGTCTTCCCCCAACAAGCTAGTCATCTTCATAATCTTGTGATTCGACTGGAAGCCCTCCCAGGTCTGCCGGTGCATCCTATCCCCACCGGAGCTAGTGCCACCACCCACATCCCTTATCCACCATGTCTGCATCATCGTCGTCCGTCAGCCTAAAGGAGATTTCGCCGCTCATTCCATGCACTGACTGCGGCGTGCAGATCGTCACCTGGATTGCTCATGGTGGATCGAACGTTGGTCATCGGTTCTACAAGTACATGAATAAAGATGTAAGATTTATCATCAAAAACAAGATGTAAATTCTAGTCATATAGTTACTCATGCGCATGGATCGGTTCCTAAATTTGTCTTATGCTTTTCTAATTTTTTCTATAGAAGATTGGTCTGTGTGGATACATGAGGTCGAGCAAGGAGTGTCGTGCTGAGCTTAGTAACCATTTTGGCATGGATCAGCAATTCAGCAGCCAGTCCGTGCCAACCCCATCCGATATCTTATCTGAACCGAAGAGCTCGTCCAGCCAAGCAACAAGCAATGGATTCGTGCAGGTGAGCTGGCACGAAATGGTCGACTGGAGCCACAACCATGGAGGGGTCAGGCACGTTTCAATTAGGCAGGCTCATTGGTCGACAAGTTGCCCCTGCTTATATTTAGGTGCTGCCAACCTGTTAGTCGCAGTGTTTATGTTAGTGTCACCTAAACAATTCAAAGCAGTGTTAATACTGGGGAGTTCGGTCATGCACATTCAATCGCTCAGCATATTAATATAGCTGATACTCACTTCTGCATCCAGACATATCAAGCCTGACAACAGGTATTTTAGGGCCTGGAGGAGTCCTCGTTATGTCCCCTGTTAAAATGAAGCTAAGATCAGTACTGGATTACCACTTTCGCTGAAGCAATCTATTATCAATAGCTCTAGCTGGGCAGTCAGTAAAACCTCTGGTGGTGTAGCATATGCACCTGTTGCTAAGTACAGCCATGAGTTTATCGCCGAACTTGATCATGTCGGCCTGTGCATTAGCCCGCGCAGTACTGAGTTTGTGCTGGCACCTAGCATTTTGCTCCTTCAGTAGAATAGTTATCTCATCTATTACCTGAACAGGAAAACAAATTCACCAACAAATCACTTTAGTGCAGGTGTGTAATTTCTCGGAAGTGGAAGCTAATGGAAATGATGAGTGAACAATTAGTGACATGTGGCTTTCTGCCCAACAAGGCGTTTGTGTCACATACCAAACTTGGGTATCGGCTGGGAATGTGCTTTGCAAAGTCGATTGGATCGAGGACACGGTGTGGTGTCCTGACATCCATGATAGAGCTGCTGATGATGACGATGCATGCACTGCACCTAACCTTGCTTCTGTGTGATGCTCAGGGCTTTGATTTTGATTGGTGACGTCTGCTGGTTGGTTATTTATTTTCTCAGTGCATTCTGGTTGCTTGCGGCGGGCATAGCATACATCCGCATCTGGTCGGAGCTGTCGATCACAAATTTGAAAGTTAGAACAACCAAATTCAAT
It contains:
- the LOC119336724 gene encoding uncharacterized protein LOC119336724; amino-acid sequence: MDVRTPHRVLDPIDFAKHIPSRYPSLVIDEITILLKEQNARCQHKLSTARANAQADMIKFGDKLMAVLSNRCICYTTRGDITRTPPGPKIPVVRLDMSGCRKPMTNVRSTMSNPGDDLHAAVSAWNERRNLL